The Bacillota bacterium genome includes a region encoding these proteins:
- the spoIIID gene encoding sporulation transcriptional regulator SpoIIID has translation MKDHIWKRVLEVSLYIAETKATVRDAARVFGVSKSTIHKDVTERLPRVNEKLSEQVKQVLELNKAERHLRGGEATRRKYAERHKNAAAPATRERTT, from the coding sequence ATGAAGGACCACATTTGGAAGCGCGTTCTCGAGGTGAGCCTGTACATCGCGGAGACCAAGGCCACCGTGCGGGACGCGGCTCGCGTATTCGGCGTCAGCAAGAGCACCATTCACAAAGACGTCACCGAAAGGCTCCCACGGGTGAACGAAAAGCTTTCCGAACAAGTGAAGCAAGTCCTTGAATTGAACAAGGCCGAACGCCACCTCCGCGGCGGCGAGGCGACGCGGAGGAAGTACGCGGAACGCCACAAGAACGCCGCAGCCCCCGCGACCCGCGAGCGGACGACCTGA
- a CDS encoding flagellar hook-basal body protein: MLRGIYMAGSGMVAEQAWLDALAGDVANVNTPGYRRTADSFDSYLEPQLQRNVNGLFQAALGPVSYGSAFLTYGGVDRMGPMTPTGRPLDLALAQQGWWFAVRRDDGSTGYVRTLALRPDSTGLLVNPDGLPVLSVTGQPLRLPPGTGEDQVRVDSGGRLLAGGQTVGQLAVVRLDGPIVPAPDGTYAGSPAPAGLGAPAGLVVSGVLEGSNVALSSAMVDLIRAQRAYQLSASALRTEDQELGRLYGLASTVT; the protein is encoded by the coding sequence GTGCTGCGAGGCATCTACATGGCGGGGTCCGGAATGGTGGCGGAACAGGCGTGGCTGGACGCACTGGCCGGCGACGTGGCCAACGTCAACACGCCCGGTTACCGCCGAACCGCCGACTCCTTCGACAGCTACCTCGAGCCCCAGTTGCAGCGGAACGTGAACGGCCTCTTCCAGGCGGCGCTCGGCCCCGTCTCCTACGGAAGCGCTTTCCTGACGTACGGCGGGGTCGACCGGATGGGCCCCATGACCCCCACGGGCCGTCCGCTGGACCTGGCCCTGGCACAGCAGGGCTGGTGGTTCGCCGTCCGCCGCGACGACGGCTCCACGGGCTACGTCCGCACGCTGGCCCTGCGGCCTGATTCCACCGGTCTTCTGGTCAATCCCGACGGGCTTCCGGTTCTCAGCGTCACCGGGCAGCCGCTGCGCCTACCCCCGGGAACGGGGGAAGACCAGGTCCGGGTCGACTCCGGCGGCCGCCTGCTCGCTGGCGGCCAGACGGTGGGCCAACTGGCCGTGGTCCGCCTGGACGGTCCGATCGTCCCCGCGCCGGATGGCACCTACGCCGGATCCCCGGCGCCGGCAGGGCTCGGCGCGCCGGCCGGGCTGGTCGTATCGGGGGTCCTGGAGGGTTCGAACGTCGCCCTCTCCTCGGCCATGGTCGACCTGATCCGCGCACAGCGCGCCTACCAGCTGAGCGCCTCCGCGCTCCGCACCGAGGACCAGGAGCTGGGGCGGCTCTATGGGCTGGCCTCGACGGTGACGTGA
- the spoIID gene encoding stage II sporulation protein D, with protein MARLAVVAILFALSSVLLVPSTIALLAGERLPGPRVDLPPTPGSPLAGWPGASPAEPGDGASASGTPGTPDTSGAGPLPGDQTVVTVYDEPAQQIRQLPLESYLEGVVAAEMPASFGPAALQAQAVAARTFAVLRLIDGTARCPLEPRAQFCSDGDHGQAWASEAERRRFWGVLAPVYEAKIRQAVQATAGEILVWQGRPIRAYYTASAGGRTASAQEVFGVDLPYLPSLPSPDADRPARLGLTRIPLQEAARRLGLSTASLEGAIPPAAAGTDTSSASPVAVVARTASGRAAKVRVGDQTVSGERFRQLLGLPSTLIESIRVEGGDLVIRTRGYGHGVGLSQYGAAALAQQGYSSRAILAHYYPGTQVAHLPPGPV; from the coding sequence ATGGCGCGGCTCGCGGTCGTCGCGATCCTCTTCGCCCTGTCGTCGGTACTGCTTGTCCCCTCGACCATCGCCCTCCTCGCGGGCGAGCGGCTGCCCGGGCCGCGGGTGGACCTGCCGCCCACCCCGGGATCCCCTCTCGCGGGGTGGCCCGGCGCCAGCCCTGCCGAGCCCGGGGACGGCGCGTCGGCATCCGGCACCCCCGGCACGCCCGACACCTCCGGTGCAGGACCGTTGCCCGGCGACCAGACCGTGGTGACGGTCTACGACGAGCCGGCGCAGCAGATCCGCCAGCTGCCGCTGGAGAGCTACCTGGAGGGCGTGGTGGCGGCCGAGATGCCGGCCAGCTTCGGCCCGGCCGCGCTGCAGGCGCAGGCCGTGGCGGCTCGCACCTTCGCCGTCCTGCGCCTGATCGACGGAACGGCCCGCTGCCCCCTGGAACCGCGGGCACAGTTCTGCTCCGACGGCGACCACGGCCAGGCCTGGGCCTCGGAGGCCGAGCGCCGGCGGTTCTGGGGCGTTCTGGCCCCCGTCTACGAGGCCAAGATCCGCCAAGCCGTGCAGGCGACCGCGGGTGAGATCCTCGTCTGGCAGGGGCGTCCCATCCGCGCCTACTACACCGCCTCCGCCGGCGGCCGGACCGCCAGCGCCCAGGAAGTCTTCGGCGTCGACCTTCCCTACCTGCCGAGCCTTCCCTCGCCCGACGCCGACCGGCCGGCGCGGCTGGGGTTGACGCGCATCCCGCTGCAGGAGGCGGCGCGGAGGCTGGGGCTCTCGACGGCCAGCCTCGAGGGCGCGATCCCCCCCGCCGCCGCGGGCACGGACACGAGCAGCGCCTCCCCCGTGGCTGTGGTCGCCCGCACCGCCTCGGGCCGGGCGGCGAAGGTGCGGGTCGGCGACCAGACCGTCAGCGGCGAGCGCTTCCGCCAGCTCCTGGGGCTCCCGTCCACGCTCATCGAGAGCATCCGCGTCGAGGGCGGCGACCTGGTGATCCGCACCCGCGGATACGGCCACGGCGTCGGCCTCAGCCAGTACGGGGCGGCCGCCCTGGCGCAGCAAGGGTACTCCTCGCGGGCGATCCTCGCCCACTACTACCCCGGGACCCAGGTCGCCCATCTTCCCCCGGGGCCTGTATAG
- the atpD gene encoding F0F1 ATP synthase subunit beta translates to MAAVGRIAQVIGAVVDVVFPDGELPAIYHALTTPLGEGQLTLEVAQHVGNNTVRCIAMASTDGLQRGAPVEDTGGPIRVPVGRTTLGRMFNVLGEPIDNLGPVQAEERWPIHRPAPDVSEVSPATEMLETGIKVIDLLEPYARGGKVGLFGGAGVGKTVIIMELIHNVAMQHGGFSVFAGVGERTREGNELYNELKESGVLDKTTLVYGQMNEPPGARLRVALSGLTMAEYFRETEGQDLLLFIDNIFRFTQAGSEVSALLGRMPSAVGYQPTLATEMGNLQERITTTKRGSITSIQAIFVPADDYTDPAPVTTFAHLDATTRLERSIAERGIYPAVDPLASTSRILDPAVVGQEHYHVARGVQAVLQRYRELQDIIAILGMEELSEEDKLTVQRARKIERFLSQPFHVAEVFTGVPGAYVPVKETVRGFREILEGKHDDLPEEAFYMVGTIDEAVEKAKKLLAGTF, encoded by the coding sequence TTGGCCGCAGTCGGTCGCATCGCACAGGTGATCGGGGCCGTCGTGGACGTCGTCTTCCCGGACGGCGAGCTGCCGGCCATCTACCACGCCCTCACCACCCCGCTGGGGGAGGGGCAGCTCACCCTGGAAGTGGCGCAGCACGTGGGGAACAACACGGTCCGCTGCATCGCCATGGCCTCCACCGACGGACTCCAGCGCGGCGCGCCGGTGGAGGACACCGGCGGACCGATCCGCGTCCCGGTCGGGCGCACCACCCTGGGACGGATGTTCAACGTGCTGGGCGAGCCCATCGACAACCTGGGACCCGTCCAGGCCGAGGAGCGTTGGCCGATCCACCGCCCGGCGCCGGACGTCTCCGAGGTCAGCCCGGCGACGGAGATGCTGGAGACCGGCATCAAGGTGATCGACCTCCTCGAACCGTACGCCCGGGGCGGGAAGGTCGGCCTCTTCGGCGGCGCCGGGGTGGGCAAGACCGTCATCATCATGGAGCTCATCCACAACGTGGCCATGCAGCATGGCGGCTTCTCCGTCTTCGCCGGCGTGGGCGAGCGGACGCGCGAGGGCAACGAGCTCTATAACGAGCTGAAAGAATCCGGGGTTCTGGACAAGACCACCCTGGTCTACGGGCAGATGAACGAACCCCCCGGTGCGCGCCTGCGGGTGGCCCTCTCGGGCCTGACCATGGCGGAGTACTTCCGGGAGACCGAGGGCCAGGACCTGCTGCTCTTCATCGACAACATCTTCCGCTTCACCCAGGCGGGCTCCGAGGTCTCGGCGCTGCTGGGACGGATGCCCTCCGCGGTGGGCTACCAGCCTACCCTGGCCACCGAGATGGGCAACCTCCAGGAGCGGATCACCACCACCAAGCGGGGTTCCATCACCTCCATCCAGGCCATCTTCGTGCCGGCGGACGACTACACCGACCCGGCGCCGGTCACCACCTTCGCCCACCTGGACGCGACCACGCGCCTGGAGCGGTCCATCGCCGAGCGCGGCATCTACCCCGCCGTCGACCCCCTGGCGTCCACCTCGCGGATCCTGGACCCGGCCGTGGTCGGGCAGGAGCACTACCATGTGGCCCGCGGCGTCCAGGCGGTGCTCCAGCGCTACCGCGAGCTCCAGGACATCATCGCCATCCTCGGTATGGAGGAGCTCTCCGAGGAAGACAAGCTGACCGTGCAGCGCGCGCGGAAGATCGAACGCTTCCTCTCCCAGCCCTTCCACGTGGCCGAGGTCTTCACCGGTGTCCCCGGCGCCTACGTGCCGGTCAAGGAGACGGTCCGCGGCTTCCGGGAGATCCTGGAAGGGAAGCATGACGATCTGCCCGAGGAGGCCTTCTACATGGTCGGCACCATCGACGAGGCTGTGGAGAAGGCGAAGAAGCTCCTGGCGGGGACCTTCTGA
- the atpC gene encoding ATP synthase F1 subunit epsilon: MSERRIRMSVVTPKGTLFEGAVEYLTLPSVEGIYGVLPEHAPMVVALKPGVVHYGMAGRHGIAVGSGLCEILQDRATLLVEEAYLPGQLDVADLQEQHAALAARIEAGGNPEEVAEARLKLQRVLALLELGEEAAAERRR, encoded by the coding sequence ATGTCGGAACGACGCATCCGCATGTCGGTGGTGACGCCGAAGGGGACGCTCTTCGAGGGCGCCGTCGAGTACCTGACGCTTCCCAGCGTGGAGGGCATCTACGGCGTCCTGCCCGAGCACGCGCCCATGGTGGTGGCGCTCAAACCGGGCGTGGTCCACTACGGCATGGCCGGGCGGCACGGCATCGCGGTGGGCTCCGGGCTCTGCGAGATCCTGCAGGACCGGGCCACCCTGCTGGTGGAGGAAGCCTACCTGCCCGGCCAGCTCGACGTGGCCGACCTGCAGGAGCAGCACGCCGCCCTGGCGGCCAGGATCGAGGCCGGCGGCAACCCCGAGGAAGTGGCCGAGGCGCGGCTCAAGCTCCAGCGCGTCCTGGCGCTGCTGGAACTGGGCGAGGAGGCCGCGGCGGAGCGCCGGCGCTAG
- the atpA gene encoding F0F1 ATP synthase subunit alpha, protein MSIRPEEISSIIRQQIESFDSTVKLDEVGTVIQVADGVARVYGLESVLANELVEFPNGVYGLAMNLEEENVGVVVLGPFDAIKEGDEVRRTGRVIEVPAGPELLGRVVNPLGQPLDGKGEIRARTHRPVEWHAPSIVERQPVNVPLQTGLKAIDSMIPIGRGQRELIIGDRQTGKTSIAVDTILNQKGQDVICVYVAVGQKASTVAGVVETLSKAGAMEYTIVVSATASQPAPLLYLAPYAGCAMGEYFMYEEHRDVLVIYDDLSKHAWAYRELSLLLRRPPGREAYPGDVFYLHSRLLERAARLNDQIGGGSLTALPIIETQAGDIHAYIPTNVISITDGQIFMDTDQFYAGQRPAIDVGRSVSRVGSAAQVKAMRQVAGRLRLDLAQYRELAAFAQFGSDLDKVTQARLARGQRLEQTLKQGERQPLAVEDQVIQIYAAVHGFCDEIPVDRVVDFQGRLLERIHALHPEIPQRIAETKVLDDQLTQKLESAIREVRDAFLGRTGEEEPAEAKAS, encoded by the coding sequence GTGAGCATTCGGCCCGAAGAGATCTCCAGCATCATTCGCCAGCAGATCGAGTCCTTCGACTCCACCGTCAAGCTGGACGAGGTCGGCACCGTCATCCAGGTGGCCGACGGGGTCGCGCGCGTCTACGGGCTCGAATCCGTCCTGGCGAACGAGCTGGTCGAGTTCCCCAACGGAGTCTACGGCCTGGCCATGAACCTGGAGGAAGAGAACGTGGGCGTGGTCGTCCTCGGTCCCTTCGACGCGATCAAGGAAGGGGACGAGGTGCGCCGGACGGGGCGCGTCATCGAGGTGCCCGCCGGACCGGAGCTGCTGGGACGGGTGGTCAACCCGCTGGGGCAGCCGCTGGACGGCAAGGGCGAGATCCGCGCCCGGACCCACCGGCCGGTGGAATGGCACGCGCCCAGCATCGTGGAGCGCCAGCCGGTCAATGTGCCGCTCCAGACGGGTCTGAAGGCGATCGACTCCATGATCCCCATCGGCCGCGGGCAGCGCGAGCTGATCATCGGCGACCGCCAGACCGGCAAGACCTCCATCGCCGTGGACACGATCCTGAACCAGAAGGGGCAGGATGTGATCTGCGTCTACGTGGCCGTCGGCCAGAAGGCCTCCACGGTGGCCGGCGTGGTGGAGACGCTGAGCAAGGCGGGCGCCATGGAGTACACGATCGTGGTCTCGGCCACGGCGAGCCAGCCTGCGCCGCTTCTCTACCTGGCGCCCTACGCCGGCTGTGCCATGGGCGAGTACTTCATGTACGAGGAGCACCGCGACGTCCTGGTCATCTACGACGACCTCTCCAAGCACGCGTGGGCCTACCGCGAGCTCTCGCTCCTCCTCCGCCGGCCGCCTGGACGCGAGGCCTATCCGGGCGACGTCTTCTACCTGCACTCGCGGTTGCTGGAGCGGGCGGCGCGTCTCAACGACCAGATCGGCGGCGGCTCGCTGACCGCCCTGCCGATCATCGAGACGCAGGCCGGCGACATCCATGCCTACATCCCGACCAACGTCATCTCCATCACCGACGGCCAGATCTTCATGGACACCGACCAGTTCTATGCGGGCCAGCGGCCGGCCATCGACGTGGGCCGCTCCGTCTCCCGCGTCGGCTCGGCCGCCCAGGTGAAGGCGATGCGGCAGGTGGCCGGGCGTCTCCGCCTCGACCTCGCCCAGTACCGGGAGCTGGCCGCCTTCGCCCAGTTCGGCTCCGACCTGGACAAGGTGACGCAGGCGCGGCTCGCCCGCGGCCAGCGCCTGGAGCAGACGTTGAAGCAGGGAGAGCGCCAGCCGCTGGCGGTGGAGGACCAGGTGATCCAGATCTATGCGGCCGTCCACGGCTTCTGCGACGAGATCCCGGTCGACCGGGTGGTGGACTTCCAGGGACGCCTGCTGGAGCGGATCCACGCGCTGCACCCGGAGATCCCCCAGCGGATCGCCGAGACCAAGGTGCTGGACGACCAGCTGACCCAGAAGCTGGAGAGCGCCATCCGCGAGGTCCGCGACGCCTTCCTGGGCCGCACCGGCGAGGAAGAGCCGGCCGAGGCCAAGGCATCATGA
- a CDS encoding M23 family metallopeptidase: MDEQQGPNPGHADEAHRPAPWWSLRWRRALAAVVASPARRLIALALLVFVVAFGAYYAVLAQPRVWTGLGAELHRAQVAGSQALNRLRASAGTGTHRAAPSSHPGSEARAQTGARAAQGAAGAATASSAGQAAKAKESGAGASADRAAVEAGAEPAGPGNQAGRKLLWPVSGPVIAGFGWGYSITMHDWRWHNGIDIAAKVGAPVQAAAAGRVVSVTGDDQQGWTVRLSHVANVQTVYSGLERPLVKAGQTVEKGQVLGNLGGGPLEEAAEAPHLHFAILASGEATDPINFLPPLP, translated from the coding sequence ATGGACGAACAACAGGGTCCCAATCCGGGCCATGCGGACGAAGCCCATCGGCCCGCCCCCTGGTGGTCGCTGCGCTGGCGGCGGGCGCTGGCGGCCGTCGTGGCGAGCCCGGCGCGGCGCCTGATCGCCCTGGCCCTTCTCGTCTTCGTCGTAGCCTTCGGAGCCTACTACGCCGTTCTCGCCCAACCCAGGGTGTGGACCGGCCTGGGGGCCGAGCTGCATCGAGCCCAGGTGGCCGGCAGCCAGGCGCTCAACCGCCTGCGAGCCTCCGCCGGAACGGGGACGCACCGCGCCGCGCCCTCCTCGCACCCGGGAAGCGAGGCGCGGGCCCAGACCGGCGCCCGGGCGGCGCAGGGCGCCGCCGGGGCCGCCACCGCTTCCTCCGCGGGCCAGGCGGCCAAGGCGAAGGAGTCGGGTGCGGGAGCGAGCGCCGACCGGGCCGCCGTGGAGGCGGGAGCGGAGCCGGCCGGCCCCGGCAACCAGGCGGGGCGGAAACTGCTCTGGCCGGTGAGCGGCCCGGTGATCGCAGGCTTCGGGTGGGGCTACTCCATCACCATGCATGACTGGCGCTGGCACAACGGCATCGACATCGCCGCCAAGGTGGGCGCGCCGGTGCAGGCGGCGGCCGCCGGCCGCGTCGTCTCCGTGACCGGGGACGACCAGCAGGGCTGGACGGTCCGCCTCTCGCACGTGGCCAACGTCCAGACCGTCTACAGCGGCCTGGAGCGACCGCTGGTCAAGGCGGGCCAGACGGTGGAGAAGGGTCAGGTCCTGGGCAACCTGGGAGGAGGTCCCCTGGAGGAAGCGGCGGAAGCGCCGCACCTCCACTTCGCCATCCTGGCCTCCGGGGAGGCGACCGACCCGATCAACTTCCTGCCGCCCCTGCCGTGA
- the atpG gene encoding ATP synthase F1 subunit gamma produces MPDLQAIRRRMRAIESTRKMTRAMEMVAAAKLRRAQEQAQAGRVYADRLNEVLRRLAASGVQVEHPLLAPPKGSDRLLVVFGSDRGLAGAFNANILREALLALRESEPTLLFVLGRRADAALRHRGWPIRRSWLGIGEEARIELAHEVADMAMQWYIQGTVGRVELIYTEFVSTLRLVPRRLQLLPVVTPVAGDAGRRQAPVEYIFVPSAEGLLVHLLPAMVRTTVYQALLDSKASEHAARMTAMRAATDNASDLLEDLHLEYNRERQTSITTEIVEVVSGAEALRG; encoded by the coding sequence ATGCCTGACCTTCAGGCCATCCGCCGGCGCATGCGCGCCATCGAGAGCACGCGGAAGATGACGCGGGCCATGGAGATGGTGGCGGCCGCCAAGCTGCGCAGGGCGCAGGAACAGGCCCAGGCGGGCCGGGTCTACGCGGACAGGCTGAACGAGGTGCTGCGCCGCCTCGCGGCCAGCGGGGTCCAGGTGGAGCACCCGCTGCTCGCGCCACCCAAAGGAAGCGACCGGCTCCTCGTCGTCTTCGGATCCGACCGCGGCCTGGCAGGCGCCTTCAACGCCAACATCCTGCGGGAGGCGCTGCTGGCGCTGAGGGAGAGCGAGCCGACGCTCCTCTTCGTCCTGGGCCGGCGCGCCGACGCCGCGCTGCGCCATCGCGGCTGGCCGATCCGCCGGAGCTGGCTCGGCATCGGCGAGGAGGCGCGGATCGAGCTGGCCCACGAGGTGGCCGACATGGCCATGCAGTGGTACATCCAGGGGACCGTGGGCCGCGTGGAGCTGATCTACACGGAGTTCGTCTCCACGCTCCGCCTGGTCCCGCGGCGGCTCCAGCTGCTCCCGGTGGTGACGCCCGTGGCCGGCGACGCCGGTCGCCGGCAGGCTCCGGTCGAGTACATCTTCGTGCCCTCGGCGGAGGGGCTTCTGGTCCACCTCCTGCCGGCCATGGTGCGCACCACGGTCTACCAGGCGCTCCTGGACTCCAAGGCCTCGGAGCACGCCGCGCGGATGACCGCCATGCGGGCGGCCACGGACAACGCCAGCGACCTTCTGGAGGACCTGCACCTGGAGTACAACCGCGAACGACAGACCTCCATCACCACCGAGATCGTCGAGGTGGTGAGCGGGGCCGAGGCGCTCAGAGGCTAG